The Mastacembelus armatus chromosome 4, fMasArm1.2, whole genome shotgun sequence genome segment GATTATACGTCTGTAATGATTTGTTGTATAACTAATCTGCTTTTTAATGCGTCAGTGTGATGGAGCGAATGCTTCACGTGAATGGATGAGACTGACTCTGTTTTTATACTATTTTCTTTGACTTCCCTTTACATTTGACTGCATTTGATTTCAACATGTGGacaaagttttttaaaaattatttctgtccctaaaaatttgatttttcatttttttcaccaGTGCCTCCAGAAAAGCCGGTCAATTTAACATGTTGGTCCCGCAACACGAAGGACTTGAGGTGCAGGTGGAGCCCAGGGGGGGTGGGTGAAACCCACATCCGAACCAAATACACCCTCAAGTACAAATTGAGGTGAGCGTCCCAgacctgctgcagctcacaGGTGACCACCTCGTCCAACACCACTCAGGTAGACTAGCAATAAATGCACATACAGTGTGTGACACATACAGTTGATCGTCATTGAGGCTACACTCGAAGGCGGCAGTGTGCAGTTTTGCTTTTGTACTAAGTTTTTTAAAATAGTCATTAAGCCTTTTCCGATACATACCTCAGAGGGATGTTTTGTGTCCAGGTGGTACGGGAGAGAGAAGGAGTGTGAAAATTACAGCACAGGGAAGCAGCGTTACACCTGCTACATCCCTCGCAACCTCGCCCTCTTCACCCCATACGAGATCTGGGTGGAGGCGAACAATCAGCTGGGCTCTGCCACCTCTGACATCACCACCCTGGACATCCTTGATGTAGGTGAGTAAGTGAAGGCTCAAGTTGTGTGGTCTTGTTTAAACTCTTGAACATTATGAAACACAACTACTTTCTGTCCTGTCCCATCTTCTCCTCTCGTCttctgtggttgtttgtctgcAGATCTCCTGCATATGGCTAGCACACTAACACGGGGGATTTATTTTTATGGTTCCCTTCCTCCAACCCACCGCAGTGTTATGGGTTCATACTGCAACTCTCTAAGATAAACTGCTGTGTTGTAAAAGTTAACCACACAGCAGATGTCTCTCAGGTAATGGCTCCACAGGTTTCTCACTGTGAAATGCATGTTTTGACGTATGAGCGATACCAGGTATTCCATACAATTCCTCCAGCCATGATGTAGTAGTGTAATCTCGTGGCCACCATGAAtgccacatttttttaaaaacagtgtttattgtCCATGGCTGAGCATCCTCTGCCTCCATTCATCCACACTGCACACTGAGGAGATAAGATGGGGCTGACAGTGACTTGGAGGAGTGATGCCATACATATGCTGCATTACAGCGACTCAGTAAGGGAAATGATAAGCTCAGAGAATATTGTTTTCTGGCTGGATTTTCCTCCGTCCCTTGAACTGAAGGCGATAAAGCAAATAAAGTACATCATCGGACAAACAGCGTCACACTCCCAACAGTGACGGATGCCTGAAGCAGAAGGTTACAAGCAGGAAACACTTTTACAAGACATTTAATCAGTTCCTTCCTTTGTCTCCTTCTCCTTTATCTTTCTCATCCTTTCTCTCCTTCTAAGTACTTGATTTGTTTGCACACTTTATTACACCGggcaaaatgttttatttaagacCGACTGTGAGGGAACAACATGCTCTCAGCAGGAAGTACAGGCTGACCTGAACCAAAGCCTGACAGCCAGTCTGTCCAGCAGGAGAAGACCCACCAAGTATTTTTGTCAActcatttttttagttttcatgaTAATACTTAAATATTCTACTTGCCCTTTGGAACATCTGCATATCTACTATGTGACAGATGTCTGGAAAACAATTTTTTACACTCAATTCCACTTCAAGACTTTTAGCCTTATTTTCAGCTGTTACACACTGTCCTAGTGTCATTTGATGTGTTGGAATCTGTATTTAGGTTTTAATAtgtgtaaagcactttggtcgACCCAGGGTCATGTTAAACatgctacataaataaatgttgatcTATTGATTGACACCCCTGCACACATTCAAGCCTATTTTAAGTTTGGATATTGTGTCTCTTTAAGACTctaggacaaaaaaaataaaatggtgcTAAAATATCGGATGAATAAATTCTGGGAGCCTGTGCTCTGATGGTGATTACGTtctgttatttatatatttgactCAGGCTGGTATTGAttgcaaaaaagtaaaatttcaATCATCTAAGACTGTATGACAGTCAAACTTCAcctcttgtcatttttttaaaaaatatctacatgatttaaatgacaaagttactgcattttaaaatgaagtatTATGATTTAGAAGTATTGACGTGGCTCTGATATTAGACAACGTGATGGTTATTTTCATCTAAGGTTTTCTCAGAACTGACCCTTTCACTTCAAAAGAGAAGCAGTAATAAAAAATGAGaataagacaaaacaagagGGAAATCTTTACAGTCAGAAACCCAAAAATCTGATCATGAATATTGACTCAGGGTAAACACCTACATCTGCTTCAAGCAGTGAAATTGAAGGTAAGAAGTCATTTCTACAGATGGTGTTCTCAGCACAAGGGAATAAAAAATAGACTGAGTGCAAAATGAAGTTATCGTGCAATGTTTACTCTCTGGAGGTCACTCAGACCTCCTGTGTGCTGCATCCCTGTTCTACATTCTGTGCATCTGTTGTACACAAACTTTTTACTGTTTGTCCCTGTGCGTTCAGTGACTACAGACGCTCCTGCCAATGTGCAGGTGAGTCGTGTTGGCGACCTCGACGACCAGCTGACAGTCCGCTGGACCAGCCCCTCCGAGCTCAAGGACATCCTGTTTCAAGCCAAATATCAGATACGCTACAGACTGGAGGACAGCACAGAATGGAAGGTGGTCCTCACGCTGAATCACACACAAGCCTGCAGACTTTACTGTGTGGCTACAACACCTCTATAGCTgctgtggaaatattttgaAGTGCGACATTGACTAATCCATTAAATGATCAACATAAAAGTTGCTGCTGCTTCATCCTCAGCCTCCTGATTGGACTTTTATTATAAAGCAAATTTCATTCTtttgtaaaggaaaaaaaaaaactaggcTTGCTGCGATCTAAAGCTGGTAAATTTAAAGCCTGGCTTTGACCCCAAAGTGCAGAAGTtatctgttatttttctctgctgtgtatGTACCTGTGCCTGTAGCATTCAGGCTTCACTATTGAATGAGAGGATAAAGAAACTAACATTCAAATGTAGTTTAATCTCTGGAGCCCCTTTTATCCAGActacataaaatcaaaatagaAAAAGCTTGTATATCATAAAACAGACTTTGAATCTGTGCTAGAGGCAAATGCACAGCAGATATCGCTCGGTGTTCAGGTCTTGAGGCTTTTCCTTCTCTGACAAATCCACTACTGTTATTTCATCTCAGTTATTTTGTATCCTGCCTCAGGCGATGGATGACGTCGGTAACCAGACATCATGCCGTCTGGCAGGCCTTCGGCCCGGGACTGTCTATTTTGTTCAGGTGAGGTGTAACCCAGTGGGCATCTATGGCTCCAGGAAGGCCGGCATCTGGAGCGACTGGAGCCACCCGACCGCCGCCTCCACACCCAGCAACGGTGAGTCAGAAggtataacaaaaaaaaaaaagaaaaatatgcagcaTGCAGTATTTTGCTATTTGGATGCAAAGTAGTAAATAATTGTAGAAATTTTTATGTAAGACTGTTGGATCCATCAAATGTTTGAAAGTATAACTGCAGTCTTTCCATTCCTTGTCTCTCTTGGcttaaatggattttaaatgcTTCCCAAATGTCTGTGATGCCCACAAATCTTGACCATTCATTCCTCTTTAATAATCAACCTTTCATTGCcaattaaagacagaaaaactacGTCCTTATCCCCGATTCAACATCCTGAGCTCATAGATCCAAACCGCATGTGACCCTGGAGAAACCAAACATCAATAGGCTAGATACCTTGATAGAGATCTCCAACCAGATGATTAGAAGAAACTGCAA includes the following:
- the crlf1b gene encoding cytokine receptor-like factor 1b, whose amino-acid sequence is MFALMFLLLVPRVLLSSTHEAAISPQDPILRIGSSLTATCTLSPEFGLHASMLFWTLNGMRLSSSAYTVMSSDVLSVTLHNLNGSKQQSGDNLVCHGADGHVLGGSCLYVGMPPEKPVNLTCWSRNTKDLRCRWSPGGVGETHIRTKYTLKYKLRWYGREKECENYSTGKQRYTCYIPRNLALFTPYEIWVEANNQLGSATSDITTLDILDVVTTDAPANVQVSRVGDLDDQLTVRWTSPSELKDILFQAKYQIRYRLEDSTEWKAMDDVGNQTSCRLAGLRPGTVYFVQVRCNPVGIYGSRKAGIWSDWSHPTAASTPSNERLQSGSCDPKPGEQNSTLRRELKQFFGWVRKHAYGCSGMSIKLYDQWRVWLQKSHRTRNQILQDDNS